The proteins below come from a single Demetria terragena DSM 11295 genomic window:
- a CDS encoding nucleotidyltransferase domain-containing protein: MPRNLAIPTETLVKHARAAYPQLLAVVLVGSAARGNDHDLSDIDILCLGENLPGYELGVLEGRLIALQGKAEEAVRRDFANPILCAQAVPSWRDSRILHDPDYRATALHQEAIDWNWNVVDAELASTVTREVIGYAEEALKLIAAARSGHLTAAAVQANLIAIHLTPVIAAATRRFVPSENALWDGSAGDPEWFAGLAEIQDADPRQAASAALTLYLKALDVASPGMTTSQQAVADLVQQHAKKLIR; encoded by the coding sequence ATGCCGCGCAATCTCGCAATTCCCACCGAGACGCTCGTCAAACACGCCCGAGCGGCGTATCCGCAGCTACTCGCGGTTGTCCTTGTGGGAAGCGCCGCCCGCGGCAACGACCACGACCTATCGGACATCGACATCCTCTGCCTTGGTGAGAATCTCCCGGGGTACGAACTCGGCGTCCTTGAAGGGCGATTGATCGCGCTGCAGGGTAAGGCGGAGGAAGCCGTGCGTCGCGATTTCGCTAACCCAATACTCTGTGCGCAGGCAGTTCCTTCCTGGCGCGACAGCCGAATCCTGCACGACCCGGACTACCGGGCAACCGCATTGCACCAAGAGGCAATCGACTGGAATTGGAACGTCGTTGACGCCGAGTTGGCTTCGACCGTGACCCGGGAGGTCATCGGCTACGCGGAAGAGGCTCTCAAACTCATCGCTGCGGCCCGTAGCGGGCACCTGACGGCCGCGGCCGTACAAGCCAACCTCATCGCCATTCACCTGACGCCTGTGATTGCGGCGGCGACTCGACGGTTTGTCCCGAGTGAGAACGCGCTCTGGGACGGATCGGCGGGTGACCCGGAGTGGTTTGCTGGACTCGCCGAGATTCAGGACGCGGACCCACGCCAGGCGGCCTCCGCTGCGCTCACGCTCTATCTCAAGGCGCTCGATGTGGCATCACCCGGCATGACGACTTCCCAACAGGCTGTGGCCGATCTCGTCCAGCAGCACGCCAAGAAGTTGATCCGCTGA
- a CDS encoding VOC family protein, with protein MPATGPDFISLQVRDLAASQAFYEQYLGLVRSSSGPPHAVVFETTPIAFAVREVVPGTDLSTVAQPGVGAAIWLHASDVQAIHDVLNADGYPIVSAPVDGPFGRTFTFADPDGYHITLHDRA; from the coding sequence ATGCCCGCTACCGGTCCCGATTTCATCTCACTTCAAGTACGAGACCTCGCCGCATCACAAGCGTTCTACGAGCAGTACCTCGGCCTGGTCCGATCCTCGTCTGGTCCGCCGCACGCCGTGGTGTTCGAGACCACGCCGATTGCTTTTGCTGTCCGTGAAGTCGTGCCTGGCACTGACCTCAGTACCGTCGCCCAGCCAGGGGTTGGTGCTGCAATCTGGTTGCACGCCAGCGATGTTCAAGCAATCCACGATGTACTTAACGCGGATGGGTACCCCATCGTGAGTGCTCCGGTCGACGGTCCGTTCGGCCGCACTTTTACCTTCGCCGACCCCGATGGTTACCACATCACCCTTCACGATCGCGCCTGA
- a CDS encoding MarR family winged helix-turn-helix transcriptional regulator: MSQGGIELETSMGYLLKEVSSALRVAMEDVLRPLGMSITHYSCLELLAQRPGLSNSELARGTFVTRQSMNVLLQTLERDGEVTRPAEAPVGKALPTRLTPRGRRNLTRASAAVRAVELRMLASLTEAEQSEASRALRAMARSLREAPAETGR, from the coding sequence ATGAGTCAAGGTGGCATCGAGCTGGAGACTTCAATGGGTTACTTGCTCAAGGAGGTGTCGAGCGCCCTGCGCGTGGCCATGGAGGACGTGCTGCGCCCGCTCGGTATGTCGATCACTCATTACTCATGCCTGGAGTTGCTGGCGCAACGACCCGGCCTGTCGAACTCCGAACTCGCGCGCGGCACTTTCGTGACGCGGCAGTCAATGAACGTCTTGCTTCAGACATTGGAACGGGACGGTGAAGTGACACGACCCGCTGAAGCACCGGTCGGGAAGGCGCTCCCCACGCGACTCACGCCTCGCGGCCGCCGAAATCTCACAAGGGCCTCGGCCGCCGTGCGAGCAGTCGAACTCAGAATGTTGGCCAGCCTGACTGAAGCCGAGCAGTCGGAAGCATCTCGGGCGCTGCGCGCCATGGCGCGCTCACTGCGTGAGGCTCCCGCCGAGACAGGTCGATGA
- a CDS encoding putative quinol monooxygenase, whose product MSINVVAVITAKPGSEDVVREAMKGLVEPTRSEEGCISYDLSESAASAGTFVTVEVWSDPADLDKHLETPHIQNALAVLGSELAAPPAIHPLTPLNVD is encoded by the coding sequence ATGAGCATCAACGTCGTCGCCGTGATCACTGCAAAGCCCGGTTCGGAGGATGTTGTCCGCGAAGCGATGAAAGGTCTCGTTGAGCCGACACGTTCTGAGGAAGGGTGCATCTCGTACGACCTGTCGGAGTCTGCTGCCAGCGCTGGCACGTTCGTCACGGTTGAGGTGTGGAGCGACCCCGCTGATCTGGATAAGCACCTGGAGACCCCGCACATCCAGAATGCCCTCGCGGTGCTCGGGTCGGAACTGGCTGCTCCTCCGGCCATCCACCCGCTCACGCCGCTTAACGTCGACTAA
- a CDS encoding M23 family metallopeptidase, producing the protein MATSIDLDYPFTGRWRAQNSPANRVPSHGTALLASSYAIDFVPVDAAGRTAPVTLGSLARPEPPERFPGFGRALSAPVDGIVVAAHGTETDHAAFRGLPSIRYALTQQRRANSGWVALAGNHVLIEARGVVVALCHLRRGSLEVQTGQHVRVGEAIARCGNSGNSTEPHVHVQAISTRDIERAEGVPLTFKGSLPRNGEVIDVTG; encoded by the coding sequence GTGGCTACCTCGATCGATCTGGACTACCCCTTCACGGGCAGGTGGCGTGCGCAGAACAGCCCGGCCAACCGGGTGCCTAGTCACGGCACGGCTTTGCTCGCCTCGTCTTACGCCATCGACTTCGTTCCGGTTGACGCGGCTGGGCGTACCGCGCCCGTCACGCTCGGCTCCTTGGCGCGTCCTGAGCCGCCGGAGAGGTTCCCAGGCTTCGGACGCGCCCTGTCGGCACCGGTCGATGGGATTGTCGTCGCCGCGCACGGGACCGAAACCGACCACGCCGCATTTCGCGGCCTCCCCTCAATCAGGTACGCCCTCACCCAGCAACGCCGAGCAAACTCAGGGTGGGTGGCACTTGCCGGAAATCACGTGCTGATCGAAGCCAGGGGAGTAGTGGTCGCGCTCTGCCACCTTCGGCGAGGGAGTCTGGAGGTTCAGACCGGACAGCATGTGCGAGTAGGCGAGGCGATCGCACGTTGCGGGAATTCTGGCAACAGCACCGAGCCGCACGTTCATGTCCAGGCGATCTCCACCCGTGACATTGAGCGTGCCGAGGGCGTACCGCTGACATTTAAGGGATCGCTGCCTCGCAACGGGGAGGTCATTGATGTCACCGGGTAG
- the der gene encoding ribosome biogenesis GTPase Der, protein MSQQDPNSSSQSGDDHEGVEHALRVGLDDFELSPEDQALLAPGESGPSAPVMAQSRPVVAVVGRPNVGKSTFVNRILGRREAVVQDVPGVTRDRVTYDAEWSGRAISLVDTGGWEVDAKGIHLRVAEQAEVAIELADAVMFVVDATVGATDTDEAVVRLLRRSKKPVILIANKVDDQRVEADAAMLWSLGLGEPYPVSALHGRGSGDALDALLAVLPKETQVVDPRAGGPPRVALLGRPNVGKSSLLNKLAHEDRAVVDNVAGTTRDPVDELIELGGKTWTFVDTAGIRRRVHQTRGADFYASLRTQAALEKAEVAVVLIDAEESIAEQDVRVVRQVVEAGRALVLAFNKWDLLDLERRHYLEREIERELAQVAWAPRVNISAQTGRHVDKLVPALELALDSWDTRVPTGRLNAFLGEIVAGQPHPVRGGKQPRILFATQAATRPPTFVIFASGFIEAGYRRFLERRLREEFGFEGSPIEVSVRVREKRRRR, encoded by the coding sequence GTGAGCCAGCAAGACCCCAATTCGTCCTCGCAATCCGGGGATGACCACGAGGGCGTCGAGCATGCGCTGCGCGTCGGCCTCGATGACTTTGAGCTGAGCCCGGAGGATCAGGCTCTCCTTGCGCCCGGAGAATCTGGACCCTCGGCACCCGTGATGGCGCAATCTCGCCCTGTTGTGGCGGTCGTGGGCCGGCCCAACGTGGGGAAGTCAACATTCGTCAACCGCATCCTGGGACGCCGTGAGGCCGTTGTCCAGGATGTTCCAGGCGTGACCCGTGACCGCGTCACTTATGACGCTGAGTGGTCGGGACGAGCGATCTCTCTGGTCGATACTGGCGGCTGGGAAGTCGATGCCAAGGGCATTCACTTGCGAGTGGCTGAGCAGGCTGAAGTCGCGATTGAACTCGCCGATGCAGTGATGTTCGTCGTCGACGCCACAGTGGGTGCCACGGACACCGACGAGGCTGTCGTACGCCTGCTGCGGCGCTCGAAGAAGCCCGTCATCCTGATCGCGAACAAGGTGGATGACCAACGCGTTGAGGCAGATGCGGCGATGTTGTGGTCGCTGGGCCTTGGCGAGCCTTATCCAGTGTCCGCGCTGCATGGGCGGGGGAGCGGCGACGCCCTCGACGCCTTGCTGGCGGTCCTGCCGAAGGAGACTCAGGTCGTGGACCCGCGCGCTGGGGGCCCGCCGCGCGTCGCGCTGCTGGGCCGGCCCAACGTCGGCAAGTCCTCGCTCTTGAACAAGCTCGCCCACGAAGACCGAGCGGTCGTCGACAACGTTGCGGGCACCACGCGAGACCCGGTCGATGAACTCATCGAGCTGGGCGGCAAGACCTGGACCTTTGTTGATACGGCCGGAATTCGCCGCCGCGTGCATCAGACGCGAGGCGCGGACTTCTATGCCTCGCTGCGCACCCAAGCCGCGCTGGAGAAGGCTGAGGTCGCCGTCGTTCTGATCGACGCCGAGGAGTCGATCGCGGAGCAGGACGTCCGCGTCGTACGCCAAGTGGTTGAAGCAGGCCGAGCGCTCGTGTTGGCATTCAACAAATGGGACCTGCTCGACCTCGAACGGCGGCACTATCTGGAGCGTGAGATCGAGCGGGAACTTGCTCAGGTCGCATGGGCTCCGCGGGTCAACATTTCGGCCCAGACCGGCCGCCACGTCGACAAACTTGTCCCGGCACTTGAGCTGGCATTGGACTCGTGGGACACCCGCGTACCCACCGGACGCCTGAATGCCTTCCTTGGCGAAATCGTTGCGGGACAACCACATCCGGTACGCGGCGGCAAGCAGCCACGCATCCTGTTCGCGACTCAGGCTGCCACCAGGCCGCCGACGTTCGTCATCTTCGCCTCGGGATTCATCGAGGCCGGATACCGCCGATTCTTGGAGCGTCGCTTGCGTGAAGAGTTCGGCTTTGAGGGCTCACCGATCGAGGTGTCGGTCCGGGTTCGCGAGAAGCGTCGCCGACGCTGA
- a CDS encoding AAA family ATPase, producing the protein MIVWLNGTHGAGKTTTSALARELIPNSRVFDAEKVGETLMDITPGLPETDNFQHWPPWRTLVVETARCVLDYTGGTLLVPMTVLVKQYWREISAGFAHHAIPVRHFVLHADRETLRERIEGDTLLGPSPFRLRYLDSYAEAARTWLHDEAEVVDTTDLTPAQAALQVADAVNP; encoded by the coding sequence GTGATCGTATGGCTCAACGGCACCCACGGCGCAGGCAAGACGACGACCAGTGCACTCGCGCGAGAGTTAATCCCGAACTCACGGGTGTTCGACGCCGAGAAGGTTGGCGAGACACTCATGGACATCACGCCGGGGCTACCAGAGACGGACAACTTCCAGCACTGGCCGCCGTGGCGGACGCTCGTGGTCGAGACCGCTCGCTGCGTACTCGACTACACCGGCGGCACTCTGTTGGTGCCCATGACCGTCTTGGTCAAGCAGTACTGGCGCGAGATCAGTGCGGGCTTCGCCCACCATGCCATCCCGGTGCGGCACTTCGTCCTCCACGCTGACCGCGAGACCCTCCGCGAGCGCATCGAGGGAGACACACTTCTTGGTCCCTCACCATTCCGTCTCAGATACCTCGATTCCTACGCTGAGGCGGCTCGCACCTGGCTGCACGACGAGGCTGAGGTCGTCGACACCACAGACCTCACGCCCGCCCAGGCCGCACTGCAGGTCGCAGATGCCGTCAACCCTTGA